A genomic stretch from Clavelina lepadiformis chromosome 5, kaClaLepa1.1, whole genome shotgun sequence includes:
- the LOC143459348 gene encoding stAR-related lipid transfer protein 7, mitochondrial-like, with the protein MTLCKVIRHLVQRKCLAFGIHMQRVQKTYSIYRKLYQDYGRHKLMTAMFEHFQTKRPWCMFAVAACSFSWEEHSITNDEIARHIEELNILESVQSTATKSLPSNSEYTDLPDEWENILDGKNIKIWKLPLKNSDRTQYKVFGRFHDVSARQFFFVQTDLEYRRKWDKLVIDISVVDENQTTGEEVLRWISYFPYPFKAREYVYIRRLKVLQSSNVMAILARSVDHPKCVTNKNHVRVPLYISEMVIKPHKTIDEPGLDYLLTYCDDPQTSLPTRVSSWVVTTGIPDYIEKLHKASLNLNKVKEDKEEITNIMKARTKYDTNVVDKNQPKHCMQQTY; encoded by the exons atgACTCTTTGCAAAGTCATAAGACATTTGGTGCAAAGAAAATGTCTTGCTTTTGGAATTCACATGCAAAGGGTTCAGAAAACCTATTCCATTTACCGGAAGTTATATCAAGATTATGGGCGACATAAATTGATGACAGCTATGTTTGAacactttcaaacaaaacgaCCTTGGTGTATGTTTGCAGTCGCTGCTTGTTCCTTTTCTTGGGAAGAACACAGCATTACTAATGATGAAATAGCGAG ACATATCGAAGAACTGAATATACTTGAAAGTGTTCAGAGTACTGCAACCAAGTCTTTGCCTAGTAATTCAG AATACACTGATCTACCAGACGAGTGGGAGAACATCTTGGATggaaaaaatatcaaaatttggaAGCTACCATTGAAGAATTCAGATCGCACACAGTATAAAG tATTTGGCCGTTTTCATGATGTAAGTGCTCGCCAATTTTTTTTCGTACAAACGGATCTAGAATATCGTCGCAAATGGGATAAACTCGTTATAGACATCAGTGTTGTCGATGAAAATCAAACTACTGGAGAGGAAGTATTGAGATGGATATCATATTTTCCA TATCCATTTAAAGCAAGAGAATATGTATACATCAGAAGACTAAAG gtGTTGCAGTCCTCAAATGTTATGGCAATTCTGGCAAG ATCAGTTGATCACCCCAAATGCGTTACCAACAAGAACCATGTGCGTGTTCCTCTTTATATATCTGAGATGGTGATAAAACCACACAAAACAATAGATGAGCCAGGCCTTGATTACCTTTTGACATACTGTGATGATCCACAAACATCGCTTCCTACAAGAGTTTCATCATGGGTGGTGACGACAG GTATTCCGGATTACATCGAAAAGCTACACAAAGCTTCTCTGAACTTAAATAAGGTCAAAGAAGATAAAGAAGAAATAACCAACATTATGAAAGCTAGAACTAAATATGACACCAATGTCGTAGataaaaatcagccaaaacaTTGTATGCAACAAACTTATTAA
- the LOC143459347 gene encoding uncharacterized protein LOC143459347 isoform X2: MKRKKNSPKKSRKSRKTKKEHEKFFVSNFLKQPGKTRSGVRYSKKRKGKSSSECIFGSLVTSLPSSTQSLNNVSNSNALQTAKDQCSCKQCAEQRRKEELRTCTSSQSGLSFLLKSEEQQNNSVISPSSSTNGSTATNSSNCAESVQKKASNERIKQVFCDCKECCGVNRKSSSSQANIAKVRSRHRLLKHSRHPLEQSMPKQKTKKARKMKQTAHTDKRKPIKKRAKARAGKSLLKYVLKKTPTITNLSLPTTSAGQAQSDNCICCQKCLENLKNYIKEQIFKQASCKSQGKKKSHEELSHYFRVCKHKKCKSTGEVSETGEKDKDSSSTPRVSAGPNTSEASKTRAVGYKKEGILFPSAGQVQNKIKNSSHNPVGHRSSRKASIKRKAKSVKKKQLRKQHQLMSKKLGKRSTKASSVGSVLRKTKSTKSSNKKTSRKWKLLSKATIKKIKIKQLKRLAKQQTKKKGKDIMKKQAQSTVQVAPMPSAMAKCKETKLAIEEIEENGHDSCGRQESKKMTQKISKLIRQLATDTDQPVPSGKSPTFIAMVKTAIRDLKPFNLTGKDAISKYIQLRYHVKNASLLSYVLKWMVEMGLLKQRNGQYRFSGKRLVKKQTVAVLGSLKRKALKAKLHRKNLKKVNDHFKAKLSRKKKLNSKKRRKNKKSKTRKSKCRKVLKRNKCKNEKCTCAKELKALKNRIKVKTRYIRKNGKIYKQEEYI; the protein is encoded by the exons atgaaaagaaaaaaaaactctcCAAAAAAGTCTAGAAAATCAAGGAAGACTAAAAAAGagcatgaaaaattttttgtcagtaattttttaaagcaaccaGGTAAAACACGTTCAGGTGTAAGATATTCTAAGAAAAGAAAGGGTAAGAGTTCATCAGAATGCATTTTTGGATCTCTAGTAACCAGTCTTCCTTCATCCACTCAAAGTCTTAACAATGTGAGCAATTCAAATGCATTACAGACGGCAAAAGATCAGTGCAGTTGTAAACAGTGTGCAGAACAACGAAGAAAAGAAGAGTTGCGCACTTGCACCAGTAGTCAAAGTGGTTTGAGCTTTCTGCTGAAAAGTGAGGAGCAGCAAAATAATTCTGTCATTTCACCCAGCAGTTCAACCAATGGCTCTACTGCGACAAACAGTTCTAACTGTGCAGAAAGTGTGCAAAAAAAGGCTAGTAATGAAAGAATTAAACAAGTATTCTGCGACTGCAAAGAATGTTGTGGAGTTAATCGAAAATCTTCTTCCTCTCAAGCTAATATTGCCAAAGTACGGTCAAGACATAGGTTACTGAAACATTCGAGGCATCCATTGGAACAAAGCATGCCAAAGCAaaagacaaagaaagcaagaaaaatgaaacaaactgcTCATACAGATAAAAGAAAACCAATCAAAAAACGTGCAAAGGCTCGAGCAGGCAAATCTTTATTGAAGTATGTCCTCAAAAAGACACCAACAATAACCAATTTGAGTCTGCCAACGACTTCTGCTGGCCAAGCTCAGTCAGATAACTGCATATGCTGCCAAAAGTGCCTCGAAAATCTAAAAAACTACATTAAGGAACAGATATTTAAGCAAGCTTCATGCAAAAGTCAAGGAAAAAAGAAATCACATGAAGAGTTAAGCCATTATTTTCGAGTgtgtaaacataaaaaatgtaagTCAACTGGAGAGGTAAGTGAAACAGGAGAAAAAGATAAAGACAGCTCCTCAACACCTAGAGTGAGTGCAGGTCCCAATACTTCTGAAGCCAGTAAAACTAGGGCAGTGGGGTATAAAAAAGAGGGAATTTTATTTCCCAGTGCAGGGCAAGTacagaataaaattaaaaattcatcTCATAATCCTGTTGGTCATAGGTCAAGTAGGAAAGCTTCAATTAAGCGTAAAGCAAAGtctgttaaaaaaaaacagttaagaaaacaacaccagTTAATGTCAAAGAAATTAGGAAAAAGAAGCACCAAAGCATCAAGTGTTGGCTCCGTTTTgcgaaaaacaaaatcaacaaagtcaagcaacaaaaaaacttCCAGGAAATGGAAATTATTATCTAAAGCAACcataaaaaagattaaaatcaAGCAACTGAAACGTCTTGCCAAACAACAAACGAAAAAGAAGGGTAAGGATATAATGAAAAAGCAAGCTCAAAGTACTGTGCAAGTTGCTCCAATGCCAAGTGCCATGGCAAAGtgtaaagaaacaaaacttgcCATAGAAGAAATTGAAGAGAATGGACATGACTCATGTGGCAGACAAGAATCAAAAAAGATGACACAAAAGATAAGTAAGCTGATTCGGCAGTTGGCCACTGACACGGATCAACCAGTTCCAAGTGGTAAATCACCAACTTTTATTGCAATGGTTAAAACTGCCATTCGAGATTTGAAACCATTCAACTTAACCGGGAAAGACGCCATATCCAA GTACATTCAATTACGTTATCATGTCAAAAATGCAAGCTTGCTTTCTTATGTTTTGAAATGGATGGTTGAAATGGGTTTGCTAAAACAACGAAATGGTCAATATCGTTTTAGTGGTAAAAG ATTAGTTAAGAAGCAGACAGTTGCAGTATTGGGATCCTTAAAAAGGAAGGCACTTAAAGCTAAATTACatcgaaaaaatttaaa AAAGGTTAATGATCACTTCAAAGCTAAGTTGTCcagaaagaaaaagttaaattctAAAAAG AGaagaaagaacaaaaaaagcaAGACTCGTAAATCGAAGTGTAGAaaggttttaaaaagaaacaaatgcaAGAACGAAAAGTGCACTTGTGCCAAGGAATTAAAAGCActtaaaaacagaataaaagtcAAGACTCGCTATATCAGAAAAAATGGGAAGATATATAAACAAGAAGAGTACATTTAA
- the LOC143459347 gene encoding uncharacterized protein LOC143459347 isoform X1: protein MKRKKNSPKKSRKSRKTKKEHEKFFVSNFLKQPGKTRSGVRYSKKRKGKSSSECIFGSLVTSLPSSTQSLNNVSNSNALQTAKDQCSCKQCAEQRRKEELRTCTSSQSGLSFLLKSEEQQNNSVISPSSSTNGSTATNSSNCAESVQKKASNERIKQVFCDCKECCGVNRKSSSSQANIAKVRSRHRLLKHSRHPLEQSMPKQKTKKARKMKQTAHTDKRKPIKKRAKARAGKSLLKYVLKKTPTITNLSLPTTSAGQAQSDNCICCQKCLENLKNYIKEQIFKQASCKSQGKKKSHEELSHYFRVCKHKKCKSTGEVSETGEKDKDSSSTPRVSAGPNTSEASKTRAVGYKKEGILFPSAGQVQNKIKNSSHNPVGHRSSRKASIKRKAKSVKKKQLRKQHQLMSKKLGKRSTKASSVGSVLRKTKSTKSSNKKTSRKWKLLSKATIKKIKIKQLKRLAKQQTKKKGKDIMKKQAQSTVQVAPMPSAMAKCKETKLAIEEIEENGHDSCGRQESKKMTQKISKLIRQLATDTDQPVPSGKSPTFIAMVKTAIRDLKPFNLTGKDAISKYIQLRYHVKNASLLSYVLKWMVEMGLLKQRNGQYRFSGKRLVKKQTVAVLGSLKRKALKAKLHRKNLKKVNDHFKAKLSRKKKLNSKKKRRKNKKSKTRKSKCRKVLKRNKCKNEKCTCAKELKALKNRIKVKTRYIRKNGKIYKQEEYI from the exons atgaaaagaaaaaaaaactctcCAAAAAAGTCTAGAAAATCAAGGAAGACTAAAAAAGagcatgaaaaattttttgtcagtaattttttaaagcaaccaGGTAAAACACGTTCAGGTGTAAGATATTCTAAGAAAAGAAAGGGTAAGAGTTCATCAGAATGCATTTTTGGATCTCTAGTAACCAGTCTTCCTTCATCCACTCAAAGTCTTAACAATGTGAGCAATTCAAATGCATTACAGACGGCAAAAGATCAGTGCAGTTGTAAACAGTGTGCAGAACAACGAAGAAAAGAAGAGTTGCGCACTTGCACCAGTAGTCAAAGTGGTTTGAGCTTTCTGCTGAAAAGTGAGGAGCAGCAAAATAATTCTGTCATTTCACCCAGCAGTTCAACCAATGGCTCTACTGCGACAAACAGTTCTAACTGTGCAGAAAGTGTGCAAAAAAAGGCTAGTAATGAAAGAATTAAACAAGTATTCTGCGACTGCAAAGAATGTTGTGGAGTTAATCGAAAATCTTCTTCCTCTCAAGCTAATATTGCCAAAGTACGGTCAAGACATAGGTTACTGAAACATTCGAGGCATCCATTGGAACAAAGCATGCCAAAGCAaaagacaaagaaagcaagaaaaatgaaacaaactgcTCATACAGATAAAAGAAAACCAATCAAAAAACGTGCAAAGGCTCGAGCAGGCAAATCTTTATTGAAGTATGTCCTCAAAAAGACACCAACAATAACCAATTTGAGTCTGCCAACGACTTCTGCTGGCCAAGCTCAGTCAGATAACTGCATATGCTGCCAAAAGTGCCTCGAAAATCTAAAAAACTACATTAAGGAACAGATATTTAAGCAAGCTTCATGCAAAAGTCAAGGAAAAAAGAAATCACATGAAGAGTTAAGCCATTATTTTCGAGTgtgtaaacataaaaaatgtaagTCAACTGGAGAGGTAAGTGAAACAGGAGAAAAAGATAAAGACAGCTCCTCAACACCTAGAGTGAGTGCAGGTCCCAATACTTCTGAAGCCAGTAAAACTAGGGCAGTGGGGTATAAAAAAGAGGGAATTTTATTTCCCAGTGCAGGGCAAGTacagaataaaattaaaaattcatcTCATAATCCTGTTGGTCATAGGTCAAGTAGGAAAGCTTCAATTAAGCGTAAAGCAAAGtctgttaaaaaaaaacagttaagaaaacaacaccagTTAATGTCAAAGAAATTAGGAAAAAGAAGCACCAAAGCATCAAGTGTTGGCTCCGTTTTgcgaaaaacaaaatcaacaaagtcaagcaacaaaaaaacttCCAGGAAATGGAAATTATTATCTAAAGCAACcataaaaaagattaaaatcaAGCAACTGAAACGTCTTGCCAAACAACAAACGAAAAAGAAGGGTAAGGATATAATGAAAAAGCAAGCTCAAAGTACTGTGCAAGTTGCTCCAATGCCAAGTGCCATGGCAAAGtgtaaagaaacaaaacttgcCATAGAAGAAATTGAAGAGAATGGACATGACTCATGTGGCAGACAAGAATCAAAAAAGATGACACAAAAGATAAGTAAGCTGATTCGGCAGTTGGCCACTGACACGGATCAACCAGTTCCAAGTGGTAAATCACCAACTTTTATTGCAATGGTTAAAACTGCCATTCGAGATTTGAAACCATTCAACTTAACCGGGAAAGACGCCATATCCAA GTACATTCAATTACGTTATCATGTCAAAAATGCAAGCTTGCTTTCTTATGTTTTGAAATGGATGGTTGAAATGGGTTTGCTAAAACAACGAAATGGTCAATATCGTTTTAGTGGTAAAAG ATTAGTTAAGAAGCAGACAGTTGCAGTATTGGGATCCTTAAAAAGGAAGGCACTTAAAGCTAAATTACatcgaaaaaatttaaa AAAGGTTAATGATCACTTCAAAGCTAAGTTGTCcagaaagaaaaagttaaattctAAAAAG AAGAGaagaaagaacaaaaaaagcaAGACTCGTAAATCGAAGTGTAGAaaggttttaaaaagaaacaaatgcaAGAACGAAAAGTGCACTTGTGCCAAGGAATTAAAAGCActtaaaaacagaataaaagtcAAGACTCGCTATATCAGAAAAAATGGGAAGATATATAAACAAGAAGAGTACATTTAA